In Halictus rubicundus isolate RS-2024b chromosome 5, iyHalRubi1_principal, whole genome shotgun sequence, one genomic interval encodes:
- the Galene gene encoding potassium two pore domain channel subfamily K member galene — protein sequence MPRPRPEAFDLMVETEKPSKCISFLRFLWKFFRCVFSHVFLVSLVVLYCVIGAYAFEALEAAHEKEIKKSIKDIRGDVAEQLWKITKEVEVLIRENWTDRALRELKDFENNLVWMMEKEGWDGREGEEDIQWTFAGALFYSIVVITTIGYGHIAPKTKNGKVVTIFYAILGIPLMLLCLSNIGDIMASSFRFLYWRVCCYVCTKPPKKRRPRPHFGRSYSVRQPGRYGGSRGSFRRSVRISQRSADSALGLSDCMTRSSFSDTDNKFNSRRYEDVEQKRLSPYHPAGSSSLSPNIGFKSATISRYSDLPVEPSGTTAASPKMTQSLDRRLLMNRAPNDTDRSSVLCNKYALNDLEDELRQWQTSRRNGATGSSRKFQEAEATENVDHVEKQPPYSSRSPPRRCLSVEGATTNYKTNLAIPVRSSSAYSEMENWRRHPASRARRYKSNYPVARSCRRDTLPADIMPATGLPIHRQYYADDFDSDYEYYTTAEEDRQPIKPVPIWLCVFLVVSYIFGGAFLFSAWEQWPFLDSAYFCFITLTTIGFGDFVPAYKLDAHKGIAVCSLYLLFGIALLAMSFNLVQEEVINNVKNVAKSLGIIKESDDEEEADSYDAYDAEYNDEVDNELEDCVLDTPRCHSMPRNARGISVA from the exons ATGCCGCGGCCGCGACCGGAAGCGTTCGATCTAATGGTGGAGACCGAGAAACCGTCTAAGTGCATCAGTTTCCTTCGGTTCCTCTGGAAATTCTTCAGATGCGTTTTCTCCCACGTGTTCCTGGTCTCGCTGGTCGTGCTTTACTGTGTCATCGGCGCTTATGCGTTCGAGGCCCTCGAGGCCGCCCACGAGAAAGAG ATAAAGAAGAGCATCAAGGACATAAGAGGGGACGTGGCGGAGCAACTATGGAAGATCACGAAGGAGGTGGAGGTTCTGATACGCGAGAATTGGACTGATAGAGCGTTACGCGAGCTGAAG gATTTTGAGAACAATCTGGTGTGGATGATGGAGAAGGAGGGCTGGGATGGCAGGGAGGGCGAGGAGGACATTCAATGGACGTTCGCCGGGGCTTTATTTTACTCGATCGTCGTGATTACAACAATCG GGTACGGCCACATCGCTCCGAAGACCAAGAATGGCAAAGTCGTGACCATATTTTACGCCATCTTGGGGATTCCCCTGATGCTGCTCTGCCTCTCCAACATCGGAGACATCATGGCGTCGAGTTTCAG GTTTCTTTACTGGAGAGTCTGCTGTTATGTGTGCACAAAGCCACCGAAGAAGAGGCGGCCGAGGCCCCATTTCGGCAGATCCTATTCTGTGAGGCAGCCAGG ACGGTACGGCGGAAGTAGGGGCAGCTTTCGACGGTCAGTAAGAATCAGCCAAAGATCTGCAGACTCGGCCCTGGGCCTGTCCGATTGTATGACGAGGTCTTCGTTCTCCGACACGGACAACAA GTTCAATTCTCGACGCTACGAGGACGTGGAGCAGAAGCGTCTGAGTCCTTATCATCCTGCAGGAAGCTCGAGCCTCAGTCCAAATATAGGATTCAAATCCGCAACGATTTCTCGATACTCAGACCTGCCTGTCGAGCCGTCGGGAACAACTGCAG CCAGTCCCAAGATGACACAATCGCTGGACAGACGATTGTTAATGAACCGTGCGCCCAACGACACGGATCGTTCCTCGGTCCTGTGCAACAAATACGCCCTGAACGATCTGGAGGACGAGTTGCGACAATGGCAAACTTCCCGGAGGAACGGAG cgACCGGCAGCTCGAGAAAATTCCAAGAAGCAGAAGCAACAGAGAACGTCGACCACGTCGAGAAGCAACCCCCATACTCTTCAAGGTCGCCGCCAAGAAGGTGTCTGTCCGTCGAGGGTGCCACcacgaattacaaaacgaaccTGGCGATTCCTGTGCGATCGTCCTCTGCTTACTCGGAAATGGAAAACTGGAGGAGACATCCTGCTTCTAGAGCCAGGCGCTATAAAAGCAATTACCCCGTTG CTCGTTCATGCAGGCGAGACACACTGCCCGCGGACATAATGCCAGCCACGGGTCTCCCCATTCACAGACAATATTACGCGGACGATTTTGATTCGGATTACGAGTATTATACGACCGCCGAAGAAGACAGACAGCCGATAAAACCGGTGCCCATTTGGCTGTGCGTGTTCCTGGTGGTCAGTTATATATTCGGGGGTGCGTTCCTCTTCAGCGCTTGGGAACAATGGCCGTTCCTCGATTCCGCTTACTTTTGCTTCATCACGCTCACCACCATAG GGTTCGGCGACTTCGTCCCGGCGTACAAGCTCGACGCGCACAAAGGGATCGCGGTTTGCTCGTTGTACTTGTTATTTGGAATTGCTTTGCTGGCGATGAGCTTCAATCTGGTGCAAGAGGAGGTCATCAACAACGTGAAGAACGTCGCGAAGAGCCTCGGGATCATCAAAGAGAGTGACGACGAGGAAGAAGCCGACTCGTACGACGCGTACGACGCTGAATACAACGACGAGGTCGACAACGAGCTCGAGGACTGCGTCCTCGATACCCCTCGATGTCACTCGATGCCGAGGAACGCTCGCGGAATTTCCGTCGCGTAG
- the LOC143354458 gene encoding uncharacterized protein LOC143354458, protein MLQSCNGGGSRCARRALVFVFAWGLVMIAAVQFRHVENSLRESPTGEDTAGDVLVDDAYRRREVLVNHRGSSSLGLSRYLLQRSPADSSFSNSAGSGILTTLTTLSNSPTKNPLDLEPLLDKSPAKTEEELIREIEQRLPSLPLAYWNKNSKYSGVQSKVKGNDSCSNLKYPSIYDIEFNNVYWQTMRTSNGTFQFFGAFYDRRKLSRIGPAIRIVGMIDRIEPTVKTHCQLWYDGEKEPRVVETLEYKYIWYPKWGNYKQGIYQPYVIACKVPQSHWLKGPPASVSMVEKPCDTASNNLRVIYNKPERKKDFAVCVKGLDFLHEDLSVRLVEWIELITLLGADKIFFYQLQVHPNVTKVLDHYQRLGKVHVTPLTLPGGQPNVPAFQHMYLTKKTNHKRQNELIPYNDCLYKHMYEYEYIALLDVDEVIMPVKDATWQDLMKRVLGKAFKIRNETRASYNVRNVYFLDDLLHSHGFFKDIPKYMHMLQHVYRSKNFTKPNQYIKCFHNPERVVTLHNHFPLACLGAGCTSYPIETEDAQLQHYRADCVKSLKKTCVEYRENSVLDTTIWRYKDQLVDRVTRTLETLGFFRPS, encoded by the exons ATGTTGCAAAGTTGCAACGGCGGCGGGTCGAGATGCGCCCGGCGCGCCCTGGTCTTCGTGTTCGCCTGGGGCTTGGTGATGATCGCGGCTGTGCAGTTCCGCCACGTGGAGAACAGCCTGAGGGAGTCGCCGACAGGTGAGGACACGGCTGGCGATGTTCTTGTGGACGACGCTTATCGTCGCCGAGAGGTGCTAGTCAATCATCGGGGCTCTTCAAGCCTGGGGCTCTCGAGGTACCTTCTGCAAAGGTCTCCGGCGGACTCGAGTTTCTCGAACTCGGCTGGTTCTGGAATCCTGACTACCCTAACGACGCTGTCGAACAGCCCGACGAAGAATCCCCTGGACCTGGAGCCTTTGCTCGACAAGAGTCCCGCCAAGACGGAAGAGGAGCTCATCAGGGAGATAGAACAGAGGCTACCTAGCCTCCCGCTGGCCTACTGGAACAAGAACAGCAAGTATTCTGGCGTCCAAAGCAAGGTCAAAGGCAACGACAGCTGTTCGAACCTGAAGTACCCATCGATTTATGACATTGAGTTCAACAACGTCTACTGGCAGACCATGAGGACCAGCAACGGAACGTTCCAATTTTTCGGCGCGTTTTACGATCGTCGTAAGCTGTCCAGGATCGGACCAGCGATCAGGATAGTGGGGATGATAGACCGGATCGAGCCCACCGTGAAGACCCACTGTCAGCTGTGGTACGACGGGGAGAAGGAGCCGAGGGTGGTCGAGACCTTGGAGTACAAGTACATCTGGTACCCGAAGTGGGGCAACTACAAGCAGGGCATCTACCAGCCCTACGTGATCGCCTGCAAGGTGCCCCAGTCTCATTGGTTGAAAGGGCCGCCTGCCTCGGTGTCCATGGTCGAGAAACCGTGCGACACTGCTAGCAACAACCTCAGGGTGATTTACAACAAACCGGAACGCAAGAAGGACTTCGCGGTCTGCGTCAAGGGCTTGGACTTCCTTCACGAGGACCTGTCGGTCAGATTGGTCGAGTGGATAGAGCTGATCACCTTGCTGGGCGCGGACAAGATCTTCTTCTATCAGCTCCAGGTGCACCCCAACGTGACCAAGGTGCTCGACCACTATCAGAGGCTCGGCAAGGTCCACGTGACCCCGTTGACCCTGCCAGGTGGACAACCGAATGTCCCGGCGTTCCAGCACATGTACCTCACGAAGAAGACCAATCACAAGAGGCAGAACGAGCTGATACCCTACAACGACTGCCTCTACAAGCACATGTACGAGTACGAGTACATCGCGTTGCTCGACGTGGACGAGGTGATCATGCCGGTCAAGGACGCCACCTGGCAGGACCTGATGAAGAGGGTCCTCGGGAAGGCGTTCAAGATTAGGAACGAGACCAGAGCCTCGTACAACGTCAGGAACGTCTACTTCCTCGACGACCTACTGCACTCGCACGGCTTCTTCAAGGACATACCGAA GTACATGCACATGCTGCAGCACGTGTACCGTTCGAAGAACTTCACCAAGCCGAACCAATACATCAAGTGCTTCCACAACCCTGAAAGAGTGGTCACCCTGCACAACCACTTCCCTCTGGCCTGTCTAGGCGCAGGATGCACCAGCTATCCGATCGAGACCGAGGATGCGCAGTTGCAGCACTATCGGGCGGACTGCGTGAAGTCCCTGAAGAAGACCTGCGTGGAGTACAGGGAGAACAGCGTGTTGGACACGACGATATGGCGATACAAAGACCAGCTGGTCGACAGGGTCACCAGGACCTTGGAAACTCTGGGATTCTTCAGGCCGAGCTAG
- the LOC143354597 gene encoding uncharacterized protein LOC143354597, which produces MRTLIIVCCVIVATNAEDDGWVWKDKDQPGEKRADQTSYRYLVNENLEDLDERPLGGFRPQNGGPYGPNSRPIVPASYPGNNGVLVGPGGPTGIVKRPPYNGGIDDGSFDGGYVPPWIRNDPRYRDLDVCRCRYSFNCPSTGLKFGSCSREKKYCCFSSRKYPALVSGPSGGGAGGGYYPPQQGYPNKYGPSTFVQSPNYYGNRRPPGNFNAGNRYPPGNFQYPGNNYNQYPRPQGSPYGQNYDYDDYDIYSRSLKKNETETSADEKA; this is translated from the exons ATGAGGACCTTGATCATCGTCTGTTGCGTCATCGTTGCGACCAACGCCGAGGATGACGGATGGGTTTGGAAAGACAAAGACCAACCCGGCGAAAAAAGAGCCGACCAAACGAG TTATAGGTATCTGGTAAACGAGAACCTGGAAGACTTGGACGAGAGACCTTTGGGAGGATTTAGACCACAAAATGGCGGACCTTACGGTCCTAATAGTAGACCCATTGTGCCGGCATCGTATCCTGGCAACAATGGAGTTCTTGTCGGTCCTGGCGGGCCAACTGGCATTGTAAAAAG ACCTCCCTATAATGGCGGAATAGACGACGGCTCGTTCGACGGCGGTTACGTGCCACCTTGGATCAGGAATGATCCCCGATACCGTGACCTCGACGTTTGTAGGTGCAGATACAGCTTCAACTGTCCATCGACTGGACTAAAATTC GGGAGCTGCTCGAGGGAGAAGAAGTATTGCTGCTTTAGCAGCAGAAAATACCCGGCCCTGGTTAGCGGCCCCTCCGGAGGAGGAGCAGGAGGAGGATATTATCCTCCGCAGCAG GGCTATCCGAACAAATACGGGCCATCGACGTTCGTGCAATCGCCGAATTATTATGGTAATCGAAGACCACCCGGCAATTTTAACGCCGGAAACAGATACCCCCCTGGAAATTTCCAGTATCCAGGAAACAACTATAACCAGTATCCTAGACCTCAGGGGAGCCCTTACGGGCAGAACTACGACTACGACGATTACGACATTTACAGTCGATCTTTGAAGAAAAACGAAACGGAGACGAGCGCCGACGAAAAAGCTTGA